Below is a genomic region from Gemmatimonadota bacterium.
ACCAGCGTGGTGCCTGCATCCAGGACAGTTTCTGCACGATCCCCGCCAGAGCGATCATCCACACCGCGATCAGGAGACCGATGCCCAGCCGGCCTCGGAGCAGTACCAGACAGACGGGTGTATACGTGCCCGCAATCAGCACGTAGATCATCATGTGATCCAGGCGTCGCAGCATTGCCAGGCCGCGCTCCGAGCAATTGACCGAGTGATAGATCCCGCTGGCGCTATACAGGAGCACGAGGCTGGTCCCGAATATCGCGAACGCTACTATCTGCCGGGCGCTATCGTTGGCTACGCCATTGGCGAGAAGGACCACCATGCCAACCGCCGCCAGCGCTGCGCCGAGCAGATGCGTGAGAGCATTGACTGGTTCGCGAATCGCAAGCCGATATCTATGTCGCATGGGTATGATCCTTGTATCGATGATGTAAGGTAGAAGGCCAGTGCCGCTGGCGGTGTCGGTATTTCCCTGAGATGACGACGGCAGTTCCCTTATGAAGAATCCGACGATGCCTGACGGTGGGAAGCCAACAGGGGTCGTAGATTTCGTTCCGAGCCGGTTTCTCACGATCACTTCACTCATCCCCATATGCCGCCGCTAACCTGGCCGTATACGCATCTCCTGATCAATCACTTTCCTATCGTCCTGGTGACCATGGCGCTGGTTGCTGCACTCGGCGGTCTGTTGCTGCGACGTCGCGGTCTGTGGCTGTACGCGATGGGGACGCTTACCGTCGCTGGGCTGTCCATATACCCGGTGCATTTCAGCGGTGATCAGGCGGACCACGCGCTACACGACCCATGGTACATCGCCCGTGGTGCGATCGACGCGCACGACGACGCAGCCGGAATCGCCATGGTCATCATTCTGATTGCGGGCGTGGTGGCTGCATACGGATGGTGGCGCGCTCTGCATCGACGCGATGAAATCATCCCTGTGTGGATCCGCGCTCTGGTACTCGTCGGTGCGCTCGCAGGCTTCGCGTCCGTAGCGTACACGTCGTATCTGGGGGGCAAGATAATCCACGACGCTCCCGTACTCACGTTGCCGACGGCACCGGCAAACCTTCCGCCAGGCATCGCCACTCCACCGCGCGCGTCGGGACCGGGGAGCGAGTAACCGCGGCGCCCCGACGGCGTCAGCGAGCGCGGGCTGGTATGTAGGAGCAGTACGGATCAGAGGCGAGATAGTTGCCGGTAGTGGCGTAGGCGCGCGCACGCGAGCCACCGCAGATCGTGCGATACTCGCATACGCCACATTTGCCCTCGAGCCTGTCCGTGTCGCGCAGATCGCGGAATAGCGGG
It encodes:
- a CDS encoding hemolysin III family protein; amino-acid sequence: MRHRYRLAIREPVNALTHLLGAALAAVGMVVLLANGVANDSARQIVAFAIFGTSLVLLYSASGIYHSVNCSERGLAMLRRLDHMMIYVLIAGTYTPVCLVLLRGRLGIGLLIAVWMIALAGIVQKLSWMQAPRWFSTVLYLGMGWAAMIVAKPLLGAAPMGFFIWIIAGGAFYTVGAVVYATKWPDPAPRTFGFHEIWHLFVMAGSFCHYWAVLAYVSHTAGA